The following proteins are encoded in a genomic region of Methanomassiliicoccales archaeon:
- a CDS encoding fumarate hydratase, which translates to MLSLLATMHTSMHYDDEVIEEITIRLLRTAATTLPSDVMEALERAREAETEPVAKVQLDTILKNVELGEMRLLPMCQDTGLPLFYISGRCDGRLIAAIRKGVERATRTIPLRPNVVDPVTRMNAGNNLGDMMPLIHFEPADHDHTDITLMMKGAGSENMSALRMLTPSQGVKGIKEFILDTVVAAGGRPCPPVIVGVGIGGTADLACHLAKKALLRPVHKRSEDGSLRRMEEEMTEALNRTGIGPMGLGGKSTVLGVSIESASCHTASLPVAISLQCWAARRASVRLYPDGRAVFSTEGFW; encoded by the coding sequence ATGTTATCACTTCTCGCAACGATGCACACCTCGATGCATTACGACGATGAGGTCATCGAGGAGATCACCATCCGGCTCCTCAGGACGGCTGCCACCACTTTGCCGTCCGATGTCATGGAGGCATTGGAAAGGGCCCGGGAAGCCGAGACAGAGCCAGTTGCCAAGGTCCAGCTGGACACCATCCTCAAGAACGTCGAGCTGGGGGAGATGCGTCTTCTGCCCATGTGTCAAGACACCGGGCTTCCGTTGTTCTACATATCGGGCCGCTGTGATGGGCGGCTCATTGCCGCCATAAGGAAGGGTGTGGAGAGGGCGACCAGAACGATCCCCCTGCGTCCCAATGTGGTCGATCCGGTCACGAGGATGAACGCGGGAAACAACCTGGGGGACATGATGCCCCTGATCCATTTCGAGCCAGCCGACCATGACCACACCGATATCACATTGATGATGAAGGGGGCGGGCTCGGAGAACATGTCGGCGCTGCGCATGCTCACTCCGTCCCAAGGTGTCAAGGGCATCAAGGAGTTCATCCTGGACACCGTGGTGGCCGCCGGGGGAAGACCCTGTCCGCCGGTGATCGTCGGGGTAGGTATCGGCGGAACCGCCGATCTGGCCTGCCACCTGGCCAAGAAGGCCCTGCTACGTCCAGTGCACAAAAGGAGCGAGGACGGATCTCTGAGGCGGATGGAGGAGGAGATGACCGAGGCGCTGAACCGGACTGGCATCGGGCCGATGGGGCTGGGCGGGAAGAGCACCGTCCTGGGCGTTAGCATAGAATCGGCCTCCTGCCACACCGCTTCCCTGCCTGTCGCGATCAGCCTGCAATGCTGGGCGGCCAGAAGGGCATCGGTCAGGCTATATCCGGATGGTCGTGCGGTTTTCTCGACGGAGGGGTTCTGGTGA
- a CDS encoding FumA C-terminus/TtdB family hydratase beta subunit, whose protein sequence is MKRVVSPLSEDTVRSLAAGEEVLLSGPVLTARDEAHMRALEMHERGEPLPFDLQGIAVYHCGPIMVREADGWRLVAAGPTTSSRMNTIEPAFIKAFGIRAIIGKGGMSRSTVEAMKEQGCVYLAFTGGAAIIASKGITKVESVDWLDLGMPEAVWHLQANDFGPLIVAIDSHGRSLYDEIDERVRVNLEGIRKDLGL, encoded by the coding sequence GTGAAGAGGGTGGTTTCGCCGTTATCAGAGGACACCGTCCGTTCGCTGGCCGCAGGGGAAGAGGTTCTGCTGTCCGGGCCGGTCCTTACGGCAAGGGATGAAGCGCACATGCGGGCGCTGGAGATGCATGAGCGGGGAGAACCGCTACCCTTCGATCTCCAGGGCATCGCGGTCTACCATTGCGGCCCCATCATGGTCCGAGAGGCGGACGGGTGGAGGCTGGTTGCTGCCGGCCCCACAACCAGCTCGCGCATGAACACGATCGAGCCGGCGTTCATTAAGGCGTTCGGTATAAGAGCGATAATCGGCAAGGGCGGGATGTCGAGATCGACCGTTGAGGCGATGAAGGAACAAGGTTGCGTATACCTGGCGTTCACTGGGGGCGCTGCGATCATTGCTTCTAAAGGGATAACCAAGGTGGAATCGGTCGACTGGCTGGATCTGGGCATGCCGGAGGCGGTCTGGCATCTGCAAGCCAACGACTTCGGTCCTTTGATCGTCGCCATCGACTCCCATGGACGAAGCCTCTACGACGAGATCGACGAAAGGGTCAGGGTCAACCTAGAAGGGATACGCAAGGACCTTGGACTATGA
- a CDS encoding ABC transporter ATP-binding protein: MEYPIEIENLVKDYRGGFRAVDSLTLKVPHKAFLGFLGPNGAGKTTTIKVLTNMLVATSGKASLNGIDVTSDPKMALADVGAVVETPEFYPYLTPIETLEYLGQLRGMSMTDIRRRSKEVLEVVKMTEWQDKRIGKFSKGMKQRLAIAQALLHEPSVIVLDEPTSGLDPRGMFEMREVLRELKKGDYTVFMSSHLMNEVQEVCSDVALINRGKLLKSGSVESLLSEFRGKKIEVRTTKKVEPADFVNASKISGVQGINALGDNAFTMDFSGGDEEQARLLLDLQSIGLRIVAFKESGMALESLYMSLIKDSR; the protein is encoded by the coding sequence ATGGAATATCCTATTGAGATAGAGAACCTGGTAAAGGACTACCGTGGAGGTTTCAGGGCGGTGGACTCACTGACACTGAAGGTACCCCATAAGGCCTTCCTTGGCTTCCTCGGACCGAACGGGGCGGGCAAGACCACCACCATCAAGGTCCTGACAAATATGCTGGTCGCGACGTCTGGAAAGGCGTCACTGAATGGAATCGACGTGACATCGGACCCGAAGATGGCGCTGGCGGACGTTGGTGCGGTCGTCGAGACGCCGGAGTTCTATCCGTATCTGACGCCGATCGAGACGTTGGAGTACCTGGGGCAGCTGAGGGGCATGTCCATGACGGACATCCGCAGGCGTTCCAAAGAGGTGCTCGAGGTCGTTAAGATGACCGAATGGCAGGACAAGCGCATCGGCAAGTTCTCCAAAGGGATGAAACAGAGGCTGGCCATCGCCCAGGCGTTGCTTCACGAGCCGAGCGTCATCGTCCTGGATGAACCGACCTCCGGGCTGGACCCGCGCGGTATGTTCGAGATGCGCGAAGTGCTGCGTGAGCTGAAGAAGGGCGACTACACCGTCTTCATGTCCTCCCACCTGATGAACGAGGTGCAGGAGGTCTGTTCCGACGTCGCCCTGATCAACCGGGGAAAATTGCTGAAATCCGGCAGCGTGGAATCGCTCCTGAGCGAGTTCCGGGGCAAGAAGATCGAGGTCCGTACCACGAAGAAAGTGGAGCCTGCCGATTTTGTCAACGCAAGCAAGATCTCGGGCGTGCAGGGGATCAACGCCCTGGGGGACAACGCCTTTACCATGGACTTCAGCGGGGGGGACGAGGAACAGGCGCGCCTGCTCCTGGACCTGCAGTCCATCGGTCTCAGGATCGTTGCCTTCAAAGAGAGCGGCATGGCGCTGGAATCGCTGTACATGTCCCTGATCAAGGATTCGAGGTGA
- a CDS encoding ABC transporter permease, which yields MTDLYNINKDLKVTVPSDVEQVFLVAKYDILKHIRSKRLLAIGIIIGLVLVLVTFLGTLNNADPHNAARFVGNYAGFANTMIIIGVTLFAGDAIVSEFQNRTGYLLFPNPVKKSSLYAGKFLASVGIMSLVIAVYYLVAMVIGLAYTGNFTELAIYSMLLAILYGAAATGLAFLISSVLKTSTAALVLTFFMLFMILSLITAVGSIAGFKPDGELTFAGGTISYIMQSPYPTDTVTNVPGAGFVLHSYVPDVGLSIVVMLVWLIVTAVLGYVAFSRREMVS from the coding sequence TTGACAGATCTCTATAACATCAACAAGGACCTGAAGGTCACGGTACCGTCGGATGTCGAACAGGTCTTCCTAGTGGCCAAGTACGATATCCTGAAGCACATCCGGTCCAAGAGGTTGCTGGCGATCGGCATAATCATCGGCCTGGTGCTGGTGCTGGTCACGTTCTTGGGGACCCTCAACAACGCCGACCCTCACAACGCCGCGAGATTTGTGGGCAACTACGCAGGATTCGCGAACACCATGATCATCATAGGCGTTACCCTGTTCGCCGGGGACGCGATCGTCTCGGAGTTCCAGAACAGGACCGGCTATCTGCTCTTCCCGAACCCGGTGAAGAAATCGAGCCTGTATGCAGGGAAGTTCCTGGCATCGGTAGGCATCATGAGCCTCGTGATCGCGGTATACTATCTTGTGGCGATGGTGATAGGCCTTGCATATACCGGTAACTTCACCGAGCTGGCCATCTATTCCATGCTATTGGCGATCCTGTATGGAGCGGCAGCGACCGGACTGGCCTTCCTGATCTCGTCGGTCCTGAAGACATCCACGGCGGCGTTGGTGCTGACATTCTTCATGCTGTTCATGATCCTCTCGTTGATAACGGCGGTGGGTTCGATCGCCGGTTTCAAACCAGACGGCGAACTGACATTCGCTGGAGGGACCATCTCGTACATCATGCAATCGCCATACCCGACCGATACGGTGACCAATGTCCCAGGGGCGGGGTTCGTGCTCCACTCCTACGTACCGGATGTTGGCCTTTCCATCGTGGTGATGCTGGTCTGGCTGATCGTCACTGCGGTCCTAGGCTATGTGGCGTTCAGTCGTCGGGAAATGGTCAGCTAG
- a CDS encoding NMD3-related protein: protein MSFCVKCGKEGEVIESVCSECFMENKRFTTIADHVNLFQCVHCSDFQVNNKWHGYKVEIAAQEAAISGICLMKEADIDNIKTSVIARDKANYRVHLDLTVTYHGFTTREELDTIVRVKTNVCGKCSKIQGNYYEATLQIRTRDRKFDKNELEEIVNRVSKMVKEIGAENREMFISKITLVPGANGGSDINLSSQALGKTLTHDLAEMYGAEVKETAKLLTQKDGHDVYRMTYLIRLPAYRYGDVVIYRKHMYLVGAIRTTNTKITDIKTSESFTVGNGDMTEARVIGKREEMMDAVVLTETDRELQIMHPTTFKPVELRKPQRYKTKGETVKVFQHEEELYLLPK from the coding sequence ATGTCGTTCTGTGTAAAATGCGGAAAAGAGGGCGAGGTCATCGAGTCGGTCTGCTCGGAATGCTTCATGGAGAACAAGCGTTTCACCACGATAGCAGACCACGTAAACCTGTTCCAGTGCGTCCACTGTTCAGATTTCCAAGTGAACAATAAATGGCATGGCTATAAGGTCGAGATCGCGGCCCAGGAGGCGGCGATATCCGGCATCTGCCTGATGAAGGAGGCGGACATCGATAACATCAAGACATCCGTCATAGCCCGGGACAAGGCCAACTATCGCGTGCACCTGGACCTGACCGTCACCTATCACGGGTTCACTACCAGGGAGGAGCTGGACACCATCGTACGGGTGAAGACGAACGTGTGCGGCAAATGCTCCAAGATACAGGGGAACTACTACGAGGCGACCCTGCAGATACGCACCCGTGACCGGAAGTTCGACAAGAACGAGCTGGAGGAGATCGTCAACCGGGTCTCCAAGATGGTCAAGGAGATCGGCGCCGAGAACCGGGAGATGTTCATCAGCAAGATCACCCTGGTCCCCGGGGCCAATGGCGGATCGGACATCAACCTGTCCAGCCAGGCTCTGGGGAAGACCCTCACGCACGACCTTGCGGAAATGTATGGGGCGGAGGTCAAGGAGACGGCCAAGCTGCTCACCCAGAAGGACGGGCACGACGTATACCGTATGACCTACCTGATCCGTTTGCCGGCATACCGCTACGGTGACGTCGTCATTTACCGGAAGCACATGTACCTGGTGGGCGCGATCCGCACCACCAATACGAAGATCACCGACATCAAGACATCCGAATCGTTCACCGTCGGTAACGGCGACATGACCGAGGCAAGGGTCATCGGCAAGCGTGAGGAGATGATGGACGCGGTCGTTCTCACAGAAACGGACCGGGAGCTGCAGATCATGCATCCCACCACCTTCAAACCGGTGGAGCTGAGGAAACCGCAGCGTTATAAGACCAAGGGCGAGACGGTCAAGGTCTTCCAGCATGAGGAAGAGCTTTACCTGCTGCCGAAGTGA
- a CDS encoding carboxypeptidase-like regulatory domain-containing protein: MKRIATLLLTVALLISAIPVLTAPALSATVEQGFQGTVLNETGAPMSEVVITARNTTTDSALTTFTNSAGAFALNTPNGTYNISAGLSNYRSNITYVDKTIISGQAVELNFTMTEILGSLNGFVTDGKAPVNGVTVVMASDHYNYTAVTVAPLGEYRISKIQPDTYVANFTKLGYDRTNSLPLVIKRGVIKLYNASMQAQPCTLFGQVTENGNPQDGVTITARGQDTLWTGTTDAKGNYSIQLTADSYTVTFTKKDFNAKDVSISLAPFEDRQLDVSILKSKNNNTSAYLFGFDLPHSLMVIGLIIALATICAALFVNFKVRKKPELLGQDPHDEKRQERS; this comes from the coding sequence ATGAAAAGAATAGCGACGCTGTTGCTGACGGTCGCGCTCCTTATCAGCGCCATCCCGGTCCTGACCGCCCCGGCATTGTCGGCCACGGTGGAACAGGGGTTCCAGGGCACGGTTCTTAACGAAACCGGCGCCCCCATGTCCGAGGTGGTCATCACCGCCCGGAACACCACCACGGATTCCGCGCTGACCACTTTTACGAACAGTGCCGGAGCCTTCGCGCTCAACACTCCCAATGGCACATACAACATCTCAGCGGGGTTGTCGAATTACCGGTCCAACATCACCTATGTGGATAAGACCATCATATCGGGCCAGGCGGTGGAGCTCAACTTCACTATGACAGAGATCCTGGGATCCCTGAACGGGTTCGTCACCGATGGCAAGGCACCGGTGAACGGCGTGACCGTCGTCATGGCGAGCGACCATTATAACTATACGGCCGTGACCGTGGCGCCGTTGGGCGAGTACCGGATCAGTAAGATTCAACCGGACACATACGTGGCCAATTTCACCAAGTTAGGCTATGACCGCACCAACTCCCTCCCCCTGGTGATAAAACGGGGGGTCATCAAACTGTATAACGCCTCCATGCAGGCACAGCCCTGCACGCTTTTCGGCCAGGTGACCGAGAACGGCAATCCGCAGGACGGCGTGACCATAACCGCAAGGGGGCAGGACACTCTGTGGACTGGCACCACCGACGCCAAGGGCAATTACAGTATCCAGCTCACAGCTGATTCCTACACCGTAACGTTCACCAAGAAGGACTTCAACGCCAAGGATGTGTCCATATCGCTGGCACCTTTTGAGGACCGACAGCTTGATGTCTCGATCCTCAAGTCCAAGAACAATAACACCTCGGCGTACCTGTTCGGGTTCGATTTGCCTCACTCTCTGATGGTCATAGGTTTGATCATCGCATTGGCGACGATCTGCGCCGCATTGTTCGTCAATTTCAAGGTGAGGAAGAAACCAGAACTCCTGGGCCAAGATCCCCATGATGAGAAGAGACAGGAACGGTCATAG
- a CDS encoding plastocyanin/azurin family copper-binding protein, translated as MKTSTIIGIVLVVVIIVIAGVYVATQNNNNSGTTPVGDNPVTISNFAFSPNLIIVHVNDTVTWKNNDGITHTVTSDANSTKVFDSGNLGAGSTFSVTFTVAGDYWYHCTIHPSMAHAIVRVLPQTTG; from the coding sequence ATGAAGACATCAACGATCATAGGCATCGTCTTGGTCGTGGTTATCATCGTCATCGCTGGCGTTTATGTTGCAACGCAGAACAACAATAACAGCGGGACGACTCCGGTGGGAGACAACCCAGTGACCATATCCAACTTTGCATTTTCACCGAACCTGATCATCGTGCATGTGAACGACACCGTTACCTGGAAGAACAACGATGGCATAACCCATACGGTGACGTCAGACGCAAATTCGACCAAGGTGTTCGACAGCGGCAACCTGGGGGCGGGTTCCACATTCTCGGTGACGTTCACCGTTGCGGGGGATTATTGGTACCACTGCACCATCCACCCCAGCATGGCCCATGCGATCGTCCGGGTCCTTCCTCAGACGACCGGATGA